The nucleotide window CCGATCACATGAGCACCGAGCAGTTTAAGGTCCGATCGGCGGAACAGGAGCTTCAGGAACCCGTACTCGTCTCCGATAATCTTGCCGCGTGCCACTTCCGCGTATCCGGCGCGGCCCGTCACGTACTCGACGCCCTTGGCGCGCAGCTCTTCTTCCCCCTCGCCCGCGGCGCTGATCTCCGGAATGGTGTAAATGCCCGTCGGCAGAACCGGCGCAACCGGCCCAGCTAGCGGGGTACCGAACGCGTGGGCGACGGCCGCCCGCCCCTGTTCGGCGCTCGTGGAGGCCAGAGCCGGGAAGCCGATCACGTCCCCGACCGCATAAACGTGCGGCACCTCCGTTTGGAAGTACTCGTTCACTCCGATCCGGCCTTTGTGGGCGGCGCGCAGCCCGGCGGCCTCAAGATTCAGGTCGCCCGCCCGGCTCACCCGACCGCTACAGATGAGAACGTGGTCCACTGTCAGGGTTTGTCCCGACGAGAGTTCGAGCCGCACGTCGCCAACGTCCGGAGCATCGCAAGACGTGACGCGCTCCCCCCACACGAACCGCACCCCGAGCCGCCGCATCGACGCCTCCAGAGCGGCCGACAGATCGGCGTCGAGGAACGGCAGCAGTTCGTTGCGCCCGTCGATCAGGTAGGTCTCGACGCCGAGTGCGGCGAACGCGCAAGCGTACTCGCTGCCGATCACCCCGGCCCCAACGACCGCGAGCGACCGGGGCATCTCGTGCAGTTCGAGGAGTTCGTCCGAATCGTGGACCCGGGTGTGCTCGAACGGGAACCCGGGCGGACGCACCGGGACCGAGCCGGTGGCGATCACGACCTTGTCCGCGACGAGTTCCCGCTCGCTGGCGTCCCCGTCCCCCGCAACCTGAATCACGTTCGGTCCCGCGAACCGGGCCGTGCCGTGAACAACGGTC belongs to Gemmata obscuriglobus and includes:
- the sthA gene encoding Si-specific NAD(P)(+) transhydrogenase, whose product is MSERANFDLVVIGAGPGGETAALTGARLGKRVAVVEKAPFVGGAAVNTGTLPSKTLRETALALSGYRSRDLHGVDLSLRRNITVDDALRHERTIKAAHRDQIRGLLDRYGVTVVHGTARFAGPNVIQVAGDGDASERELVADKVVIATGSVPVRPPGFPFEHTRVHDSDELLELHEMPRSLAVVGAGVIGSEYACAFAALGVETYLIDGRNELLPFLDADLSAALEASMRRLGVRFVWGERVTSCDAPDVGDVRLELSSGQTLTVDHVLICSGRVSRAGDLNLEAAGLRAAHKGRIGVNEYFQTEVPHVYAVGDVIGFPALASTSAEQGRAAVAHAFGTPLAGPVAPVLPTGIYTIPEISAAGEGEEELRAKGVEYVTGRAGYAEVARGKIIGDEYGFLKLLFRRSDLKLLGAHVIGELASEVVHIGVMALMTGAGADLLLGTCFNHPTLGELYKLATHDALLRMGRERNDPTALTTAPRVSG